One window of Pseudacidobacterium ailaaui genomic DNA carries:
- a CDS encoding Lrp/AsnC family transcriptional regulator, with product MDSSELLDKYGRKLLEELQKDARASYAELGRRIGLSPSATAERLRRLEEAGVIRGYSVEIDRKALGHPILAIIRMTCDGPRYHPFLKFVKDLPEVRECHHVTGGDAFFLQVTTASIEELERIIERLLPYGIPTTSIVLSSPVVRRAYDVSRMRD from the coding sequence ATGGATTCTTCTGAATTACTAGACAAATACGGACGAAAATTGCTCGAAGAGCTGCAAAAAGATGCCCGCGCTTCTTATGCTGAGTTAGGACGCCGAATCGGACTTTCTCCTTCAGCTACGGCCGAGCGCCTCCGCCGCCTGGAGGAGGCAGGAGTGATCCGCGGCTACTCGGTTGAAATAGACCGCAAGGCCCTCGGCCACCCGATTCTTGCCATCATCCGTATGACCTGCGACGGTCCGCGATATCACCCATTTCTGAAATTCGTGAAGGATCTGCCTGAGGTACGCGAATGCCATCACGTTACGGGCGGCGACGCCTTCTTTCTGCAGGTGACCACTGCATCCATTGAAGAACTAGAGCGGATCATCGAACGCCTGCTGCCCTATGGGATTCCTACAACGAGTATTGTGCTCTCCTCTCCTGTAGTGCGGCGGGCCTATGATGTATCACGTATGCGAGACTGA
- a CDS encoding DUF5666 domain-containing protein translates to MPFARTTLAFMVSASVAALYAQAPSAARLIGTVTTINGNTLTIKTDSGAISTIATTDSTRILRAEPGQKDLSSATPIHVQDLAVGDRILVRASAAAGPNSYTAQTIIAMKQSDIAQKQQQEREDWQRRGAGGIVKSVDPSTGTIIVASGTHTITIHATPRTIVRRYAQDSVKFDDAKTSTLDQIRPGDQLRARGDRSPDGNELNADEIVAGTFRNIAATVLSVNAAAQVITVTDLATKKPVTIHFTPDSQLHRLDPQMAQMIAMRLKGAARQNGVPEQAAARPMPMGGQPQQHSGDLQQVIQRAPTVQISDLHQGDAVMIVATEGSPESATAITLLAGVEPMLQASTKESQSLFSSSWSLGSGGDAAASGAGQPQ, encoded by the coding sequence ATGCCATTTGCTCGCACCACTCTCGCTTTCATGGTGTCCGCTTCGGTGGCGGCCTTGTATGCACAGGCGCCCTCAGCAGCTCGTTTGATCGGCACAGTCACAACCATCAATGGAAACACTCTCACGATCAAGACGGATTCTGGCGCAATTTCCACGATTGCTACGACCGATTCAACGCGCATTTTGCGTGCCGAGCCTGGCCAGAAAGACCTTAGCAGCGCAACGCCCATCCACGTCCAGGACCTCGCCGTCGGCGATCGCATTCTCGTCCGCGCCAGCGCTGCGGCTGGTCCGAATAGCTATACGGCGCAGACCATCATTGCGATGAAACAAAGCGACATCGCTCAGAAGCAACAGCAGGAGCGCGAGGACTGGCAACGCCGAGGCGCCGGAGGCATTGTCAAGTCTGTGGACCCCTCCACCGGAACAATCATCGTGGCCTCAGGTACGCATACAATCACAATCCATGCCACTCCCAGGACAATCGTCCGCCGCTATGCTCAGGACTCAGTCAAGTTCGATGATGCCAAGACCTCTACTCTGGACCAGATCAGGCCTGGAGACCAGTTGCGCGCTCGCGGAGACCGCAGTCCGGACGGCAATGAGCTCAACGCAGATGAAATCGTCGCCGGGACTTTCCGCAATATCGCGGCCACGGTCCTAAGCGTGAATGCTGCGGCCCAGGTGATTACCGTCACCGACCTTGCCACAAAAAAGCCGGTCACGATCCACTTCACTCCTGACTCGCAGTTGCACAGGCTTGACCCACAGATGGCACAGATGATCGCCATGCGCCTGAAAGGCGCTGCCCGTCAAAACGGAGTCCCGGAACAGGCCGCTGCTCGTCCCATGCCCATGGGCGGCCAACCGCAGCAACACAGCGGAGACCTTCAACAGGTCATTCAGCGCGCCCCCACAGTGCAGATTTCTGATCTGCATCAAGGTGACGCAGTCATGATCGTCGCTACGGAAGGGTCACCGGAAAGCGCTACTGCCATTACGCTGCTTGCCGGAGTCGAACCCATGCTTCAGGCTTCTACCAAAGAAAGCCAGAGCCTTTTCTCTTCTTCCTGGAGCCTCGGCAGTGGAGGTGATGCGGCCGCCAGCGGTGCTGGTCAGCCGCAGTAA
- a CDS encoding sugar MFS transporter, with protein sequence MSTIASPGGTNKSAMAMVTTLFFVWGFLTSLNDILIPHLKSIFSLNYAEAMLVQFAFFCSYAAFGIPSGKVVEWIGYQRTMVAGLFTMCAGALLFIPAASVPSFALFLTALIVLAAGITALQVAANPYVSVLGPSETASSRLNLTQAFNSLGTVIGPLLGGWLILRGAKVLDTSGFSPEQLRAYRIHEAATVKFPYFAIALALVVLGLAIALYRFPRIDATRDYRPMGEKKDSIWRHRHVVLGAVAIFVYVGAEVSIGSFLINYFNQPEIGGLSALAASALVPFYWGGAMVGRFIGSAILQKMQTGRLLGLCAMVASVLVVVSMLTLGHVAIWSILLVGLFNSIMFPSIFTLGIAEMGPLTGEASGLLVTAIVGGALIPEVQGVLADRIGIHHAFVLPVLCYLFIAYYGFSGSRVIAAES encoded by the coding sequence ATGAGTACCATTGCGTCCCCTGGCGGCACGAACAAGAGTGCGATGGCAATGGTAACAACGCTGTTTTTTGTGTGGGGTTTTTTGACATCGCTGAATGACATTCTGATTCCCCATCTCAAGTCCATTTTTTCGCTGAATTATGCCGAAGCGATGCTGGTGCAGTTTGCTTTCTTCTGCTCCTATGCAGCATTCGGTATCCCCTCCGGCAAAGTGGTGGAATGGATTGGCTATCAGCGCACGATGGTGGCGGGTTTGTTTACGATGTGCGCTGGTGCGCTGCTGTTCATTCCCGCTGCCAGTGTGCCCTCGTTCGCCCTGTTTCTGACGGCCCTGATTGTTCTGGCGGCGGGGATCACGGCCTTGCAGGTGGCGGCGAACCCCTATGTTTCTGTGTTGGGTCCTTCGGAAACGGCTTCAAGCCGGCTGAACCTTACGCAGGCATTCAATTCCCTGGGCACGGTGATTGGACCGCTGCTGGGAGGCTGGCTGATTCTGCGCGGAGCCAAGGTGCTCGATACGAGCGGATTCTCACCGGAGCAACTGCGAGCCTATCGCATTCATGAGGCGGCAACGGTGAAGTTTCCTTACTTCGCGATTGCTCTGGCCCTGGTGGTGCTGGGACTGGCGATTGCGCTCTACAGGTTTCCGCGGATTGACGCCACCAGAGATTACCGTCCCATGGGCGAGAAGAAGGACAGCATCTGGCGCCATCGCCATGTAGTCCTGGGGGCGGTCGCAATCTTTGTCTATGTCGGCGCAGAGGTTTCGATCGGCAGCTTTCTGATTAACTACTTTAATCAACCGGAAATTGGAGGACTGAGTGCTCTTGCGGCTTCGGCCCTGGTGCCGTTCTACTGGGGTGGCGCAATGGTAGGCCGCTTCATCGGTTCAGCCATCTTACAGAAGATGCAGACCGGAAGACTGCTGGGGCTGTGTGCAATGGTGGCGAGCGTTCTGGTGGTGGTATCCATGCTTACGCTTGGCCATGTGGCCATCTGGAGCATCCTGCTCGTGGGTCTCTTCAATTCCATCATGTTTCCCAGCATCTTTACCCTTGGCATTGCTGAAATGGGACCGCTGACCGGAGAAGCTTCCGGATTGCTGGTAACTGCGATCGTTGGCGGCGCCCTGATTCCTGAAGTGCAGGGAGTGCTGGCCGATCGCATCGGCATTCACCACGCCTTTGTATTACCTGTGCTGTGCTATTTGTTCATTGCTTATTACGGATTCAGCGGATCACGGGTCATCGCGGCTGAATCATAA
- a CDS encoding M28 family peptidase, with protein MRYRFWLVFLVFLPAIFCRASWAEEPRFCEPCVRADEDFLASDVLRGRGSATRDEHLAATFVASLFEGFGLEPGGDHGSFLQKAPLPNPLPDRVQRHLASFENVPRTETWNVVGILRGSDTKTRQDAILLTAHLDHLGVGQPVNGDSIYNGADDDASGTTAVIELARVLSQGKRPKRTVLFVLFGSEELGGFGNRYFLDHPPVPLDHIVANLEFEMIGRPDPAVRAGHFWLTGYERSDLGPELAKHGAHLVADPHPEQKFFQRSDNYALAKRGIIAQTVSSFNLHKDYHRPSDEISKLDFAYMTTVISSMVKPVLWLANTEWKPKWNPGGKP; from the coding sequence ATGCGATACCGTTTCTGGCTTGTTTTTCTGGTTTTTCTGCCTGCCATTTTCTGCCGCGCCTCCTGGGCCGAAGAGCCCCGGTTCTGTGAGCCGTGCGTACGTGCGGACGAGGATTTTCTGGCTTCAGACGTTCTACGGGGGCGGGGCAGCGCAACCCGAGATGAGCACCTGGCCGCAACTTTTGTTGCCTCCTTGTTTGAAGGCTTTGGGCTGGAGCCGGGTGGTGATCACGGTAGTTTCCTTCAGAAAGCTCCTTTACCGAACCCGCTTCCGGACCGTGTCCAGCGGCATCTTGCATCCTTTGAAAATGTGCCACGCACGGAGACATGGAATGTTGTTGGCATCCTGCGGGGGTCCGATACAAAGACGCGGCAGGACGCGATTTTGCTCACCGCCCACCTTGATCATTTGGGCGTGGGTCAGCCTGTGAATGGAGACAGCATCTATAACGGAGCAGATGATGATGCCTCCGGGACGACGGCCGTCATTGAGTTGGCCCGGGTGTTGAGCCAGGGAAAGCGTCCGAAGCGTACGGTGCTTTTTGTGCTTTTTGGTTCAGAGGAGCTGGGAGGCTTTGGCAACCGGTATTTTCTGGACCATCCGCCCGTACCGCTGGACCATATTGTTGCCAACCTGGAATTTGAGATGATTGGGCGACCGGATCCAGCCGTGCGTGCGGGTCATTTCTGGCTTACCGGATACGAGCGCAGCGATCTTGGTCCAGAGCTGGCCAAGCACGGTGCGCACCTTGTGGCCGATCCGCACCCGGAGCAGAAATTCTTCCAGCGTTCGGACAATTATGCCTTGGCCAAGCGCGGGATCATTGCGCAGACGGTCTCCAGCTTCAATCTCCATAAGGACTATCACCGTCCGAGTGACGAGATCAGCAAACTGGATTTTGCTTATATGACGACCGTGATCTCGTCCATGGTGAAACCGGTGCTGTGGCTGGCGAATACGGAGTGGAAACCAAAATGGAACCCGGGCGGAAAGCCATAA
- a CDS encoding lactonase family protein yields the protein MFRSLLILPFAGCLFLSSCGGKFFPDENHSGGGGNTTSGDYLYIANISTNPLTLAAFNITSSGVASLSGSPYNFGLVTPSALAITPQNSFLFVGSIDGGIYGYSINSNGSLSILNSGNPLVTGILPSALKVDTTGNWLIAAQGVAGTNASAYLFAINTSTGALTAQGNALTLDVGTPVRIAVTPNNQLVYISLGTGGVDILNFSASAGTLSLFQNLHPKNSSNADYGLAVDPSGTYLFVTETGTVVNGTNGLRVLKIAANGALSELSTSPVQTDLGPMAVIVSSNGSYVYVATNSGVVDGFALSANGALTSLPNSPYTTGTNPSDLIEDSSDTYIAVVCSGGSPDLQVFKIDTTAATAGQLISFATASTASTSPAGAYRVVATQ from the coding sequence ATGTTTCGCTCTCTCCTGATATTGCCGTTTGCAGGATGCCTTTTTCTGTCATCGTGCGGAGGCAAATTTTTCCCCGATGAAAATCATTCAGGCGGAGGAGGTAACACTACCAGCGGAGACTATCTCTATATTGCGAACATCAGCACCAATCCCCTGACTCTTGCGGCTTTCAATATCACCAGCAGCGGTGTGGCCTCACTTTCCGGATCTCCTTATAACTTTGGCCTGGTGACCCCCAGCGCTCTGGCCATCACTCCCCAAAACAGCTTTCTATTTGTGGGCAGCATCGATGGCGGCATCTATGGCTACAGTATCAACAGCAACGGCTCACTCAGTATCCTGAACAGCGGTAACCCCCTGGTGACCGGAATTCTTCCCTCTGCCTTGAAAGTCGATACCACCGGAAACTGGCTGATTGCAGCACAAGGTGTGGCCGGGACCAATGCATCAGCATACCTTTTCGCCATCAACACCAGCACCGGTGCCCTGACCGCGCAAGGCAACGCTCTCACCCTCGATGTTGGGACCCCGGTGCGCATCGCCGTGACTCCAAACAACCAGCTCGTTTACATCTCATTGGGTACAGGCGGGGTAGACATCTTGAATTTCAGTGCCAGCGCCGGGACTCTCAGCCTCTTCCAGAACCTTCACCCCAAGAATTCCAGCAATGCTGATTATGGGCTTGCTGTCGATCCCAGTGGCACTTATCTTTTTGTTACGGAAACCGGCACGGTCGTCAATGGCACCAATGGTCTGCGTGTGCTCAAAATCGCAGCCAACGGCGCACTCTCCGAGCTTTCCACCTCGCCCGTTCAAACTGACCTGGGGCCCATGGCAGTCATCGTCTCCTCCAATGGGAGCTATGTTTACGTCGCCACGAACAGCGGTGTTGTGGATGGCTTTGCGCTGTCTGCCAATGGCGCCCTCACCTCGCTGCCCAATTCGCCGTACACAACCGGCACAAACCCTTCTGACTTGATCGAGGACAGCTCGGACACTTACATTGCGGTCGTCTGTTCCGGAGGAAGCCCTGACCTTCAGGTCTTTAAGATAGACACCACCGCCGCAACTGCAGGCCAACTCATCTCTTTTGCTACTGCCTCTACGGCATCAACCTCCCCTGCCGGTGCTTATCGGGTTGTTGCAACCCAATAA
- a CDS encoding SH3 domain-containing protein: MLVLSGCGRFRPKPPREYVYVVAKETFLRDRIAAVSNRVANVTNGQRLEVLERSRRFLKVKTDKGEIGWIEEHGVIDQDTFQQFLNLQKQHQNDPVIATATLRDDLYLHLKPGRQEARFYLLPENDKLQMLVRASVPKPVPPQALPLPVAKANGKADQSRKDKQAASAPEAPPMEDWWLVRDAQGRVGWTLSRRLDIDVPDAIAGYAEGQRMVGAYPLTTVYDPEAANFPEGKVPEYVTVLGPYKDGLPYDFDQVRVFTWNTKKHRYETAFRQRNIQGYLPVRVGTQSFDKIGRVPVFFFRVASDDSIAIDPSTGASHPAHTEELGYRLEGVIVRKIEPAAPQGALPAPQQTSTPAPAKEHKMGRRHPAHTGARRKHH; the protein is encoded by the coding sequence GTGTTGGTTCTCTCAGGATGTGGCCGCTTCCGTCCAAAACCACCCCGGGAATATGTTTATGTCGTCGCAAAAGAGACTTTTCTGCGCGACCGCATCGCCGCAGTCTCCAACCGGGTGGCCAATGTCACAAACGGACAGCGGCTGGAAGTTCTGGAGCGTTCACGCCGCTTCCTGAAGGTAAAAACAGACAAGGGAGAAATCGGTTGGATCGAAGAACATGGAGTCATTGATCAGGACACTTTTCAGCAGTTTCTCAACCTTCAAAAACAGCATCAGAATGATCCGGTCATCGCCACTGCCACGCTGCGCGATGATCTTTATCTTCACCTGAAACCAGGCCGACAGGAGGCCCGTTTTTACCTCCTTCCCGAAAATGATAAGCTGCAAATGCTCGTCCGGGCCTCTGTACCAAAACCGGTGCCGCCTCAGGCCCTCCCTCTGCCTGTTGCAAAAGCCAACGGCAAAGCTGACCAATCCAGGAAGGACAAACAGGCCGCATCAGCACCGGAAGCGCCCCCGATGGAAGACTGGTGGCTCGTTCGTGATGCGCAGGGAAGGGTGGGATGGACGCTTTCGCGCCGGCTTGATATTGATGTCCCCGACGCCATTGCTGGCTACGCGGAAGGCCAGCGCATGGTCGGGGCCTACCCTTTGACAACCGTTTACGATCCCGAGGCTGCCAATTTTCCTGAAGGCAAGGTCCCCGAATACGTGACCGTGCTGGGGCCCTATAAAGATGGCCTTCCTTATGATTTTGACCAGGTGCGCGTCTTTACCTGGAATACAAAAAAACACCGTTATGAAACGGCCTTCCGGCAGCGCAACATTCAGGGATACCTCCCCGTGCGCGTTGGCACACAATCTTTCGACAAAATCGGCAGGGTCCCGGTCTTTTTCTTCCGAGTCGCTTCGGACGATTCGATCGCCATCGATCCTTCCACCGGGGCTTCGCATCCGGCGCACACAGAAGAACTAGGCTATCGCCTGGAAGGGGTCATCGTCCGCAAAATTGAGCCTGCCGCTCCCCAAGGAGCTTTGCCTGCTCCGCAGCAGACATCGACTCCAGCGCCTGCGAAAGAGCATAAGATGGGCCGGCGACACCCTGCACACACCGGCGCCCGGCGAAAACACCATTGA
- a CDS encoding ArsR/SmtB family transcription factor, which produces MVKSSTAQLDSIFHALSDPTRRSILRVIAGKEKTVGEIARPYRISLAAVSKHLKVLESADLITRERQGSFQVVRLKAQSLKTAEEWLSYYKQFWNERLDALQNLFEGDKE; this is translated from the coding sequence ATGGTTAAGTCTTCCACTGCGCAGCTTGATTCTATTTTTCATGCCCTTTCAGATCCGACGCGGCGCTCGATTTTGCGCGTCATAGCGGGCAAAGAGAAGACGGTAGGGGAAATTGCACGTCCTTATCGGATTTCTCTGGCTGCTGTTTCCAAACATCTCAAGGTGCTGGAATCAGCGGATCTGATTACGCGTGAAAGACAGGGGAGTTTTCAGGTTGTGCGCCTTAAAGCCCAATCGCTGAAGACAGCCGAAGAGTGGCTGTCTTATTACAAGCAGTTCTGGAATGAGAGACTCGATGCTCTCCAAAACCTCTTTGAAGGAGACAAAGAATGA
- a CDS encoding SRPBCC family protein: MTDTLKLQLKRTIKASPAELFAAWTQPELMKKWYAPGTMTVPVAVSDLRIGGSYRLEMADGPEQRHVAVGTYKQIIPNKLLAFTWNSDCSTDTSAETLVTIEFTEVAGGTELVLTHEGFTDVETRDKHEHGWNGCLDNLNQLAAIVPVLM; encoded by the coding sequence ATGACGGACACACTGAAGCTGCAACTGAAGCGTACGATTAAAGCCTCCCCTGCTGAGCTTTTTGCTGCATGGACCCAACCTGAGCTGATGAAAAAATGGTATGCGCCGGGAACAATGACTGTCCCGGTGGCGGTTTCTGACTTGCGTATCGGAGGAAGCTATCGGTTGGAGATGGCAGATGGGCCGGAGCAGAGGCATGTTGCTGTTGGTACCTATAAGCAGATCATTCCCAACAAGCTGCTGGCCTTTACCTGGAATTCAGATTGCTCTACGGACACATCAGCGGAAACGCTGGTCACGATTGAATTCACAGAAGTGGCTGGTGGGACCGAACTGGTCCTCACCCATGAAGGGTTCACAGATGTGGAGACCAGAGACAAACACGAGCATGGCTGGAACGGATGCCTGGACAATCTGAATCAGCTGGCAGCAATTGTCCCTGTTCTGATGTGA
- a CDS encoding TonB-dependent receptor, whose product MKRRVLLSFFPVLLGLLLTCGAQAQSAKGSLHGQVTDPTGAVIPNAAVNLTTPDGHTVATVTSNGTGAYQVSNLAPGTYIVIVTAQGFAPSQSKAVTITAGQSKQYDVSLQIQVEQQQVQVQAETTTVDTNPENNANAIVIKGKDLDALSDDPDELQNELQALAGPSAGPNGGQIYIDGFTGGQLPPKSAIREIRVNQNPFSAQYDRLGYGRIEIFTKPGTDKFHGSVNVFGNDSAFNSSNPILNSNRQTGSTTLPPIKMPPYYSYFIHGDVSGPISKNASFFLSTFGRNNQNVNIIDAIDPVNTTDANSPVYLNETVGNPSTRIDVSPRLDVQLGQNNTLTLRYSFTRNQQSNSGIGETSLPSTGYNTHSIENEIQLSNSWVMSPRVVNDMRFEYTRSRSTQTPLSVDPTISVQGAFTTGGSNSGTVRDNQDYFELQDYFTAAAGKHSMNFGARLRATRDANFSNAGTNGLYTYQSLSDYISHNPQKYQVTIINNGQYTARATLFDASLFYQDDLKVNPRFTFSYGLRWEAQNYIHDINDWAPRFSLAYALDGGDGKPAKTVLRAGYGWFFQRWGVANTFGGGGSTPFPIFTIRYNQYHPAQQIYIQSFNNSSNQNTAPTYYQTDSRFHAALDMQAAIGIDRQLSKTATMNVTYLYSQGVHQYLTNNITAPFWDSTDGTYENIPASGFSAPPINLYTYQSEGFYRQSQILASGNARFRRFTLFGFYMYNNALGNTGGVNSMPSNPHDLKLDYGRMGFDIHQRFVVLGNIQAPWALSFSPMVAYNSGTPYDITIGSDLTANNQFNARPTFAASCSEQGAINPANYGLHGVPCLNTNPAGTNEKIIPYGYGTGPQNISLNMRVSKVIGIGPRVEGGGASGGGPHGPGGGRGRGGFMGLSGNQGGPGRLDQTVSRKYSLTLSAFGTNILNHENLGTPNGTLLSPFFGKSQSLAGGFFGPRTPGNRSFTLQASFNF is encoded by the coding sequence GTGAAACGGAGAGTTCTGCTATCTTTTTTTCCTGTCTTGCTTGGTCTGTTGTTGACCTGCGGCGCTCAGGCCCAGTCCGCAAAAGGTTCGCTACATGGCCAGGTGACCGACCCGACTGGCGCCGTCATTCCGAACGCAGCCGTCAACCTGACAACGCCGGACGGTCACACGGTCGCCACCGTCACCTCCAATGGAACGGGTGCCTATCAGGTGAGCAATCTTGCTCCCGGCACCTATATTGTTATTGTGACGGCGCAGGGCTTTGCTCCGTCGCAATCCAAGGCGGTCACAATTACTGCAGGACAATCCAAGCAGTACGATGTTTCCCTTCAGATCCAGGTTGAGCAACAGCAGGTACAGGTCCAGGCGGAAACCACTACCGTGGACACCAACCCTGAGAACAATGCCAACGCAATTGTCATCAAGGGCAAGGACCTCGACGCGCTTTCTGACGATCCCGACGAGCTGCAAAACGAACTACAGGCGCTTGCCGGCCCTTCTGCTGGTCCCAATGGTGGACAGATTTATATTGATGGCTTCACCGGCGGACAGCTTCCTCCCAAATCGGCCATCCGTGAGATACGCGTTAACCAGAACCCGTTTTCTGCTCAGTACGACCGCTTAGGCTATGGGCGGATTGAAATCTTTACTAAACCAGGTACTGACAAATTTCACGGCAGCGTCAACGTCTTTGGCAATGACTCGGCATTCAATTCATCCAACCCGATTTTGAATTCTAACCGGCAGACCGGATCGACGACCCTGCCTCCTATCAAGATGCCGCCATACTATTCCTACTTCATCCATGGCGATGTCAGCGGTCCGATTTCCAAAAACGCCTCTTTCTTTCTGAGTACCTTTGGCAGGAACAATCAAAACGTCAACATCATTGATGCGATTGACCCCGTAAACACAACGGATGCAAATAGTCCCGTTTATCTGAATGAAACCGTCGGCAATCCCAGCACGCGCATTGACGTCAGTCCTCGCCTGGACGTGCAACTCGGGCAAAATAACACCCTCACGCTCCGTTATAGTTTTACTCGTAACCAGCAATCCAACTCCGGCATCGGTGAAACCAGCCTGCCTTCGACCGGCTATAACACCCATAGCATTGAAAACGAGATTCAGCTCAGCAACAGTTGGGTCATGAGTCCGCGCGTGGTAAACGACATGCGCTTTGAATATACTCGCAGCCGGTCCACGCAGACGCCGCTTTCTGTGGATCCCACCATCTCTGTGCAGGGCGCCTTCACAACTGGTGGCAGCAACAGCGGCACGGTGCGCGATAATCAGGACTACTTTGAGCTGCAGGACTACTTCACAGCAGCGGCCGGAAAGCACTCCATGAATTTTGGTGCCAGACTTCGCGCCACGCGCGACGCCAACTTCAGCAACGCCGGCACAAACGGTCTTTATACCTACCAATCATTGTCCGATTACATCAGCCATAATCCGCAGAAGTACCAAGTTACGATCATCAACAACGGTCAGTACACTGCACGCGCAACCCTCTTTGACGCCTCCCTTTTCTATCAGGATGACTTAAAAGTCAATCCTCGATTTACCTTCAGCTACGGACTCCGGTGGGAGGCCCAGAACTATATTCACGACATCAACGACTGGGCACCACGTTTTTCCCTTGCTTATGCCCTCGATGGCGGCGATGGCAAGCCGGCAAAGACCGTATTGCGTGCCGGATACGGCTGGTTCTTCCAGCGCTGGGGCGTTGCCAACACCTTCGGCGGTGGAGGCAGTACTCCCTTCCCCATCTTCACCATCCGCTATAACCAGTACCACCCTGCACAACAGATCTACATCCAGAGCTTTAACAATTCCAGCAATCAAAACACCGCGCCGACGTACTATCAGACAGATTCACGCTTCCATGCTGCGCTGGACATGCAAGCAGCGATTGGGATTGACCGGCAGTTGAGCAAAACGGCAACGATGAACGTCACCTATCTCTACAGCCAGGGCGTCCACCAGTACCTTACCAACAACATTACTGCGCCTTTCTGGGACTCCACAGACGGCACTTATGAGAACATCCCCGCGTCCGGCTTCTCGGCTCCGCCCATCAACTTATACACCTATCAGTCTGAGGGCTTTTATCGCCAGAGCCAGATCCTGGCCAGTGGAAATGCGCGCTTCCGCCGCTTCACTCTCTTTGGCTTTTACATGTACAACAACGCACTGGGCAATACCGGTGGGGTAAACTCCATGCCATCCAACCCACATGATCTGAAGCTGGACTATGGACGCATGGGCTTTGATATCCATCAGCGGTTTGTTGTTCTTGGAAATATTCAGGCGCCCTGGGCCTTGTCATTCTCTCCGATGGTGGCCTATAACTCCGGTACCCCTTATGACATCACAATCGGCAGCGATCTGACTGCAAACAATCAGTTCAATGCCCGTCCTACCTTTGCAGCAAGCTGCTCAGAACAGGGCGCCATCAATCCGGCAAACTATGGTCTTCACGGCGTGCCTTGCCTCAATACCAATCCGGCTGGCACCAATGAAAAGATCATTCCCTATGGATACGGCACAGGACCACAGAACATCAGCCTGAATATGCGCGTCAGCAAAGTCATCGGCATCGGGCCGCGGGTAGAGGGCGGAGGGGCCAGCGGCGGCGGCCCGCACGGTCCTGGCGGGGGTCGCGGACGCGGAGGCTTTATGGGACTCAGCGGCAACCAGGGTGGCCCTGGCCGGTTGGACCAGACAGTCTCGCGCAAATACAGCCTGACCCTTTCGGCCTTCGGGACCAACATTCTGAATCATGAGAACCTGGGTACACCGAATGGAACTCTGCTCTCCCCCTTCTTCGGCAAATCGCAGTCGCTAGCCGGGGGCTTTTTCGGACCTCGTACACCTGGCAACCGTAGCTTTACGCTACAGGCCTCCTTCAACTTCTAA